One window of Candidatus Margulisiibacteriota bacterium genomic DNA carries:
- a CDS encoding YajQ family cyclic di-GMP-binding protein, which produces MAQDHSFDIVSKPNMQELDNALQMAVKELSTRFDFKGSVSSIEKEGDDKINLVSEDEFKLKNVVNILQDKLARRQLSIKFFEFGKIDAALGGTVKQVVKIKNGIEQEQAKEITKLIKASGLKVQTQIQGDAIRVTAKKIDDLQAVQQKVTAANLPIALQFANYR; this is translated from the coding sequence CATCGTCTCGAAGCCGAACATGCAGGAGCTGGATAACGCCCTGCAAATGGCGGTCAAGGAATTGTCGACGCGCTTTGATTTTAAAGGAAGCGTCAGCTCCATCGAGAAAGAAGGGGACGACAAGATCAACCTGGTTTCCGAAGACGAGTTCAAGCTGAAAAATGTCGTTAATATCCTGCAGGACAAACTGGCCCGCCGTCAGCTCTCCATCAAATTCTTTGAGTTCGGAAAGATCGATGCGGCGCTCGGCGGGACAGTTAAACAGGTGGTCAAGATCAAGAACGGGATCGAACAGGAGCAGGCCAAAGAGATCACCAAATTGATCAAAGCCTCCGGCCTAAAAGTTCAAACCCAGATCCAGGGGGATGCCATCAGGGTGACCGCCAAGAAGATCGACGACTTGCAGGCGGTCCAGCAAAAGGTTACCGCGGCTAACCTGCCGATCGCCCTGCAATTTGCCAACTACCGTTAA